A window of Polaribacter litorisediminis contains these coding sequences:
- a CDS encoding leucine--tRNA ligase translates to MQYNHQEIEKNWQKFWADNQTFKASNESEKPKYYVLDMFPYPSGAGLHVGHPLGYIASDIYARYKRHKGFNVLHPQGYDSFGLPAEQYAIQTGQHPAKTTEENIKTYRRQLDQIGFSFDWSREVRTSNPEYYKWTQWIFIQLFNSWYNKDADKAEDISELEKIFQKDGNTTVNAVCDESYPSIPFQGKGKQENVFSAEEWNNFSSTKKQEILLNYRLTFLSDTEVNWCPALGTVLANDEIVNGVSERGGHPVVRKKMTQWSMRISAYAQRLLDGLETIDWPQPLKDSQTNWIGRSQGAMVSFPILSFPKGEEKADSKKLPGYMTGGKNSYLLLEYAKEMRANPTPAEAVLWKFLKGKKLKSKFRQQHLINDFIVDFVCLTRKLIVEIDGKIHDYQLEKDEARTLELEQKSGFKVIRFTNEEVIGDLDNVISKIEIELNNQFYKLQKLEKEQQTQKISNTVDNTTVSLSLGKEVRDRISVFTTRPDTIFGVSFMTLAPEHELVSRIVTDKQKDEVNAYIAATAKRSERDRMADVKTISGVFTGAYAIHPFSGEKVQIWIGDYVLAGYGTGAVMAVPCGDQRDYDFAKKFGIPIPNIFSPLTPKGGTESSENLIENQAYTEKTGFILKNSDFLNGLEYKKALKLAIFELEKRGFGYGKINYRLRDAVFSRQRYWGEPFPVYYKDGMPQMIDEQYLPIVLPEVEKYLPTEDGKPPLGNATEWAWDSRGKKVVSNEKLKNKTVFPLELNTMPGWAGSSYYFNRYMDPHNDSEIASKENLDYWKEVDLYIGGSEHATGHLLYARFWQKFLFDKGIVPVDEFAKKLINQGMILGTSAFVYKATPFVKNGCAIDKSNDDVIEKIPTLFVSKNLFSSDDEFETVVKNYLLDNKLLNPINVDLVIITKTPLHADVSLVNNSDELDVEGFKNHALNTEYKNAVFIGESGKVLSFGEDSYKVGREVEKMSKSKYNVVNPDDIVEEYGADALRMFEMFLGPLEQTKPWKTSGISGVYSFLKKLWKLYFNGETFEVSEEKPSKEELKTLHKTIKKVEEDIENFSFNTSVSTFMIAVNELTALKCNKREILEPLLVLLSPYAPHISEELWRKLGHTESISTAPFPVFDEKHLVESSKNYPISFNGKMRFTLELSLDLSKEEIEKAVLENEKTVAQLEGRTPKKVIVVPGKIVNIVG, encoded by the coding sequence ATGCAATATAACCATCAAGAAATAGAAAAGAACTGGCAAAAATTTTGGGCTGACAACCAAACTTTTAAAGCTAGTAATGAAAGTGAAAAGCCTAAATATTATGTGTTAGATATGTTTCCTTATCCAAGTGGGGCAGGATTGCATGTTGGGCATCCTTTAGGGTATATTGCAAGTGATATTTATGCAAGATACAAAAGACATAAAGGCTTTAATGTGTTGCACCCACAAGGGTATGATTCTTTTGGTTTACCGGCAGAACAATATGCTATTCAAACAGGACAGCACCCTGCAAAAACCACTGAAGAAAATATAAAAACCTACAGAAGACAATTGGATCAAATTGGTTTTTCTTTTGATTGGTCTCGTGAAGTAAGAACTTCAAATCCAGAATATTACAAATGGACACAGTGGATTTTTATCCAATTATTCAATTCTTGGTATAATAAAGATGCAGACAAAGCAGAAGATATTTCTGAATTAGAAAAAATCTTTCAAAAAGATGGAAATACAACTGTAAATGCCGTTTGTGATGAATCCTATCCCTCAATCCCTTTCCAAGGGAAAGGGAAGCAAGAAAATGTTTTTTCTGCAGAGGAATGGAATAATTTTTCATCAACAAAAAAACAAGAAATTTTACTAAACTATCGTTTAACGTTTTTGTCTGATACAGAAGTAAACTGGTGTCCGGCTTTAGGAACAGTTTTGGCAAATGATGAAATTGTAAATGGCGTTTCAGAACGTGGAGGGCATCCTGTTGTTAGAAAAAAAATGACACAATGGTCTATGCGAATTTCTGCCTATGCGCAAAGGCTACTAGATGGTTTAGAAACCATTGATTGGCCTCAACCGCTTAAAGATTCTCAAACCAATTGGATTGGAAGAAGTCAAGGAGCAATGGTTAGTTTCCCCATCCTATCCTTCCCCAAAGGGGAAGAGAAAGCTGACTCAAAAAAACTACCTGGGTATATGACTGGCGGAAAAAATTCTTATTTACTTTTGGAATATGCAAAAGAAATGAGAGCGAATCCAACTCCTGCAGAAGCTGTTTTATGGAAATTTTTAAAAGGAAAAAAATTAAAATCTAAATTTAGACAACAACATTTAATTAATGATTTTATTGTTGATTTTGTGTGTTTAACACGTAAGTTAATTGTTGAGATTGATGGTAAAATTCACGATTATCAATTAGAAAAAGACGAGGCAAGAACTTTAGAATTAGAGCAAAAAAGTGGTTTTAAAGTGATTCGTTTTACAAACGAAGAGGTAATTGGAGATCTTGATAATGTAATTTCAAAAATTGAAATAGAATTAAACAATCAATTTTATAAATTACAAAAGCTAGAGAAGGAACAGCAAACACAAAAGATTTCAAACACAGTTGATAACACAACAGTGTCTCTTTCCTTAGGAAAGGAAGTCAGGGATAGGATTAGTGTTTTTACAACAAGACCTGATACAATTTTCGGAGTTTCGTTTATGACTTTAGCTCCAGAACACGAATTAGTGTCACGAATCGTTACAGATAAACAAAAAGATGAAGTAAATGCTTACATAGCTGCAACGGCAAAACGTTCTGAACGTGATAGAATGGCAGATGTAAAAACCATTTCGGGCGTGTTTACTGGGGCATATGCAATTCATCCTTTTTCTGGCGAAAAAGTTCAAATTTGGATTGGAGATTATGTATTAGCAGGATATGGAACTGGAGCCGTAATGGCAGTTCCTTGTGGAGATCAACGTGATTATGACTTCGCTAAAAAGTTTGGAATTCCGATTCCGAATATTTTTAGCCCCCTAACCCCCAAAGGGGGAACAGAAAGTTCTGAAAATTTAATAGAAAACCAAGCATACACAGAAAAAACTGGATTTATATTAAAAAATTCAGATTTTCTTAATGGATTAGAATATAAAAAAGCACTAAAACTTGCCATTTTCGAATTAGAAAAAAGAGGTTTTGGTTATGGTAAAATAAATTACAGATTAAGAGACGCCGTTTTTAGCAGACAACGTTACTGGGGAGAACCTTTTCCGGTGTATTATAAAGACGGAATGCCACAAATGATTGACGAGCAGTATTTGCCAATTGTGTTACCCGAAGTTGAAAAATACTTACCAACCGAAGATGGAAAACCACCTTTAGGGAATGCGACGGAATGGGCTTGGGATTCTCGTGGAAAGAAAGTAGTTAGCAATGAAAAGTTAAAAAATAAAACCGTTTTTCCTTTAGAATTAAATACCATGCCAGGTTGGGCAGGAAGTTCATATTACTTTAATCGTTATATGGATCCGCATAATGATAGCGAAATTGCTTCGAAAGAAAATCTAGATTATTGGAAAGAAGTAGATTTGTATATTGGAGGATCAGAACATGCAACTGGTCATTTATTATATGCTCGTTTTTGGCAAAAATTCTTGTTTGACAAAGGAATTGTTCCTGTGGATGAGTTTGCAAAAAAACTGATCAACCAAGGAATGATTTTGGGCACGAGTGCTTTTGTTTACAAGGCAACACCATTTGTTAAAAATGGCTGTGCAATTGATAAATCTAATGATGATGTAATAGAAAAGATTCCAACTCTTTTTGTTTCTAAAAATTTATTTTCTTCGGATGATGAATTTGAAACCGTTGTTAAGAATTACTTGTTAGATAATAAATTACTGAATCCAATTAACGTAGACTTAGTAATAATCACCAAAACACCTTTGCACGCAGATGTTTCTTTGGTAAACAATTCTGATGAGTTGGATGTTGAAGGTTTTAAAAATCACGCATTAAATACAGAATATAAAAATGCTGTTTTTATAGGAGAGAGTGGCAAAGTTCTCTCCTTTGGAGAGGATTCTTATAAAGTAGGACGCGAAGTAGAAAAAATGTCTAAATCCAAATACAATGTCGTAAATCCTGATGATATTGTAGAAGAATATGGGGCAGATGCTTTGCGTATGTTCGAAATGTTTTTAGGGCCTTTAGAACAAACAAAACCTTGGAAAACGTCTGGAATTTCTGGAGTGTATTCTTTCTTAAAGAAATTATGGAAATTATATTTCAACGGAGAAACTTTTGAAGTTTCAGAAGAGAAACCATCAAAAGAGGAATTAAAAACGTTGCATAAAACAATTAAAAAAGTAGAAGAAGATATTGAGAATTTCTCTTTTAATACATCGGTTTCTACCTTTATGATTGCTGTAAACGAGTTAACGGCTTTAAAATGTAACAAACGTGAAATTTTAGAACCTTTATTAGTTTTATTATCACCTTATGCACCGCATATTTCTGAAGAATTATGGCGTAAATTGGGGCATACAGAAAGCATTTCAACAGCACCTTTTCCAGTTTTTGATGAGAAACATTTAGTAGAAAGTTCAAAGAACTATCCGATTTCTTTCAATGGTAAAATGCGTTTTACTTTAGAACTTTCTTTGGATTTATCAAAAGAGGAAATTGAAAAGGCAGTTTTAGAAAACGAAAAAACAGTAGCGCAATTAGAAGGTAGAACTCCTAAAAAAGTAATTGTTGTGCCAGGTAAAATCGTAAATATTGTAGGGTAA